One window from the genome of Hippopotamus amphibius kiboko isolate mHipAmp2 chromosome 13, mHipAmp2.hap2, whole genome shotgun sequence encodes:
- the TREX1 gene encoding three-prime repair exonuclease 1, with the protein MGSQALPPGPMQTLIFLDLEATGLPFSQPKITELCLLAIHRCALESLPTPQGPPPTVPPPPRVLDKLSLCVAPGKACNPAASEITGLSTAVLAAHGRQRFDANLANLLRAFLQRQPQPWCLVAHNGDRYDFPLLQTELAMLDLATALDNAFCVDSIAALKALEQAGSPSEHGPRKSYSLGSIYMRLYGQAPPDSHTAEGDALALLSICQWRPQALLQWIDAHARPFSTIKPMYMVTASTGTTPRPSAATATVPLARARATSPNLGGDRSPRPLSPVKGPGAPPREELLAPLGLLAFLTLAVATLYALS; encoded by the coding sequence ATGGGCTCGCAGGCCCTGCCCCCAGGTCCCATGCAGACCCTCATCTTCTTGGACCTGGAGGCCACTGGCCTGCCCTTCTCCcagcccaagatcacagagctgtgcctgctggccatccaCAGATGTGCCCTGGAGAGCCTTCCCACCCCTCAGGGGCCTCCTCCAACAGTGCCCCCACCACCCCGGGTGCTGGACAAGCTCTCCCTGTGCGTGGCTCCAGGGAAGGCCTGTAACCCTGCAGCCAGCGAGATCACGGGCCTGAGCACAGCTGTGCTGGCTGCACATGGGCGTCAGCGCTTCGATGCCAACCTGGCCAACCTCCTCCGAGCCTTCCTGCAGCGCCAGCCACAGCCCTGGTGCCTCGTGGCACACAACGGGGACCGCTACGACTTCCCCCTGCTCCAGACAGAGCTGGCTATGCTGGACCTTGCCACTGCTCTGGACAATGCCTTCTGTGTGGATAGCATTGCTGCCCTGAAGGCCCTGGAGCAAGCTGGCAGCCCCTCAGAGCACGGCCCAAGGAAGAGCTACAGCCTGGGCAGTATCTACATGCGCCTGTATGGGCAGGCCCCGCCAGACTCACATACAGCCGAGGGTGATGCCCTAGCCCTGCTCAGCATCTGTCAGTGGAGGCCACAGGCCCTGCTGCAGTGGATAGACGCTCATGCCAGGCCCTTCAGCACCATCAAGCCGATGTACATGGTCACAGCCTCTACTGGAACCACCCCAAGGCCATCTGCTGCCACGGCCACTGTACCCCTGGCCAGAGCCAGGGCCACCAGCCCCAACCTTGGTGGAGACAGGAGCCCCAGGCCCCTTTCCCCAGTGAAGGGCCCTGGAGCCCCACCGAGGGAGGAACTGCTGGCCCCACTGGGCTTGCTGGCCTTCCTGACCTTGGCAGTAGCCACACTGTATGCGCTGTCCTAG
- the SHISA5 gene encoding protein shisa-5 isoform X4: MGFGTTVAVGLTIFVLSIVTVIICFTCSCCCLYKMCRRPRPVVTTTTATTVVHTPYTQPPNVPPSYPGPTYQGYHSVPPQPGMPAAPYPTQYPPPYPAQPMGPPAYHETMAGGAAMPYPASQPPYNPAYMDPPKAAP; this comes from the exons ATGGG GTTTGGCACGACTGTGGCCGTCGGCCTGACCATCTTTGTGCTCTCCATCGTCACCGTCATCATCTGCTTTacctgctcctgctgctgcttgtACAAGATGTGCCGCCGACCACGTC CGGTTGTGACGACCACCACGGCCACCACGGTGGTGCACACCCCTTACACGCAACCTCCAAATGTGCCGCCCAGCTACCCTGGACCAACGTACCAGGGCTACCACTCCGTGCCCCCCCAGCCAGGGATGCCAGCAGCACCCTACCCCACGCAGTACCCACCACCCTACCCGGCCCAGCCTATGGGCCCCCCCGCCTACCACGAGACAATGGCTG GAGGTGCAGCCATGCCCTacccagccagccagcctccTTACAATCCGGCCTACATGGACCCCCCGAAGGCAGCCCCCTGA
- the SHISA5 gene encoding protein shisa-5 isoform X1: MGKSVMFRRPGGCTGSCKCPHQRGATRAAGLNTEVPLQPGQRLHVWVWHDCGRRPDHLCALHRHRHHLLYLLLLLLVQDVPPTTSGCDDHHGHHGGAHPLHATSKCAAQLPWTNVPGLPLRAPPARDASSTLPHAVPTTLPGPAYGPPRLPRDNGWRCSHALPSQPASLQSGLHGPPEGSPLRTPSHLWPPLDLSCEWVCRHGVPFSPGVWCVYVLFVYEASRDASEEWGTILARAAGTTLCSLSHLKLCFLKSQAKFKEQFFSRPPQGNQVGLSH; this comes from the exons TGTCCCCATCAACGTGGAGCCACCAGAGCAGCTGGGCTCAACACTGAAGTTCCGCTCCAGCCTGGACAGCGACTCCATGTCTGG GTTTGGCACGACTGTGGCCGTCGGCCTGACCATCTTTGTGCTCTCCATCGTCACCGTCATCATCTGCTTTacctgctcctgctgctgcttgtACAAGATGTGCCGCCGACCACGTC CGGTTGTGACGACCACCACGGCCACCACGGTGGTGCACACCCCTTACACGCAACCTCCAAATGTGCCGCCCAGCTACCCTGGACCAACGTACCAGGGCTACCACTCCGTGCCCCCCCAGCCAGGGATGCCAGCAGCACCCTACCCCACGCAGTACCCACCACCCTACCCGGCCCAGCCTATGGGCCCCCCCGCCTACCACGAGACAATGGCTG GAGGTGCAGCCATGCCCTacccagccagccagcctccTTACAATCCGGCCTACATGGACCCCCCGAAGGCAGCCCCCTGAGGACACCCTCGCATCTCTGGCCGCCACTTGATCTGTCGTGTGAATGGGTATGCAGGCATGGTGTCCCCTTTTCTCccggtgtgtggtgtgtgtatgtccTGTTTGTATATGAGGCTTCTCGTGATGCCAGTGAGGAGTGGGGAACAATCCTTGCCAGAGCTGCTGGGACCACACTTTGTTCCCTTTCTCACTTGAAATTATGCTTCCTGAAATCTCAAGCAAAATTCAAAGAACAGTTCTTTTCCAGACCACCCCAGGGAAACCAGGTGGGGCTATCACACTAG